One part of the Arabidopsis thaliana chromosome 1 sequence genome encodes these proteins:
- a CDS encoding Cystatin/monellin superfamily protein (Cystatin/monellin superfamily protein; CONTAINS InterPro DOMAIN/s: Cystatin-related, plant (InterPro:IPR006525); BEST Arabidopsis thaliana protein match is: Cystatin/monellin superfamily protein (TAIR:AT1G63190.1); Has 59 Blast hits to 57 proteins in 2 species: Archae - 0; Bacteria - 0; Metazoa - 0; Fungi - 0; Plants - 59; Viruses - 0; Other Eukaryotes - 0 (source: NCBI BLink).), protein MGESFEGWNAWLEDAYLLCTPEDPECLKHHYITRTEKDEPQYTVDEEIAMMNEQITKSEGFDIDFSLFRCLFNYHLVDPDDFDFLDDESEETNGDFMKRFSQESLKRYNDECGTNKYEFHEVVKANFHGSCGYMFLITFQVFDPSDDQEKTFQARIRYTTHYPTEFVFCRPKPNPEVDSHETAEEDVKG, encoded by the exons ATGGGTGAATCATTCGaag GCTGGAATGCGTGGCTCGAAGATGCATATTTGCTATGTACACCTGAAGATCCTGAGTGCTTGAAGCATCACTATATCACACGAACTGAGAAAGACGAGCCTCAGTACACAGTAGATGAAGAAATTGCTATGATGAACGAACAAATCACGAAGAGCGAG GGGTTCGATATTGATTTCTCGTTGTTCCGATGTCTGTTCAACTACCATCTTGTTGACCCCGATGATTTCGATTTCCTTGATGATGAATCAGAAGAAACCAACGGGGATTTCATGAAGAGgttttctcaagaatctcttAAGCGTTACAATGACGAatgt GGTACGAACAAATATGAATTTCACGAGGTTGTCAAAGCCAATTTTCACGGATCTTGTGGATATATGTTTCTCATCACGTTTCAAGTGTTTGATCCATCTGATGACCAGGAAAAAACCTTCCAAGCTAGGATCCGTTACACTACACATTACCCCACTGAATTCGTCTTTTGTAGGCCGAAACCGAATCCAGAAG TTGACTCTCATGAAACTGCCGAGGAAGATGTCAAAGGTTGA